A window of the Streptococcus sp. 116-D4 genome harbors these coding sequences:
- the cysE gene encoding serine O-acetyltransferase, translating to MGWWRETIDIVKENDPAARTTLEVLLTYPGVKALAAHRLSHFLWKHGFKLLARMHSQFWRFWTQIEIHPGAQIDSGVFIDHGSGLVIGETAIVEKGVLLYHGVTLGGTGKDVGKRHPTVRKGALISAHAQVIGPVEIGENAKIGAAAVVVADVPSDVTVVGIPAKIVRVHGKKDEPVIHEVEEKREYYVNKLEQAKEASHRSSGL from the coding sequence ATGGGATGGTGGCGCGAAACCATTGATATCGTAAAAGAAAATGATCCAGCGGCCCGCACCACTTTGGAGGTTTTGCTGACTTATCCAGGTGTTAAGGCCTTGGCGGCCCACCGTCTCTCCCATTTTCTCTGGAAGCACGGCTTCAAACTCCTGGCTCGTATGCATAGTCAGTTTTGGCGCTTTTGGACTCAGATTGAGATTCATCCAGGTGCCCAGATTGATTCAGGTGTCTTTATCGACCATGGTTCAGGTCTTGTAATTGGGGAGACGGCTATCGTTGAAAAAGGGGTTCTTCTCTACCACGGGGTAACTCTTGGTGGGACTGGGAAGGATGTTGGCAAACGCCATCCGACCGTTCGTAAAGGAGCTCTCATATCAGCCCACGCCCAAGTTATTGGACCAGTAGAAATCGGTGAAAATGCCAAGATTGGTGCTGCAGCAGTTGTCGTAGCAGATGTTCCTAGTGATGTGACAGTTGTCGGTATTCCTGCCAAGATTGTCCGTGTACATGGTAAGAAAGATGAGCCCGTCATTCACGAAGTCGAAGAAAAAAGAGAGTACTACGTCAATAAACTCGAGCAGGCTAAAGAAGCCAGTCACAGATCGTCTGGTTTGTAG
- the pnp gene encoding polyribonucleotide nucleotidyltransferase, producing the protein MTKQVFQTTFAGRELIVETGQVAKQANGSVVVRYGESTVLTAAVMSKKMATGDFFPLQVNYEEKMYAAGKFPGGFMKREGRPSTDATLTARLIDRPIRPMFAEGFRNEVQVINTVLSYDENASAPMAAMFGSSLALSISDIPFDGPIAGVQVGYVDGQIIINPTQEQAEQSLLELTVAGTKHAINMVESGAKELSEEIMLEALLKGHEAVKELIAFQEEIVAAVGKEKAEVELLHVDAELQAEIIAAYNSDLQKAVQVEEKLAREAATQAVKDQVTAVYEEKYADHEEFDRIMRDVAEILEQMEHAEVRRLITEDKVRPDGRKVDEIRPLDAAVDFLPRVHGSGLFTRGQTQALSVLTLAPMGETQIIDGLDLEYKKRFMHHYNFPQYSVGETGRYGAPGRREIGHGALGERALAQVLPSLEEFPYAIRLVAEVLESNGSSSQASICAGTLALMAGGVPIKAPVAGIAMGLISDGNNYTVLTDIQGLEDHFGDMDFKVAGTRDGITALQMDIKIQGITAEILTEALAQAKKARFEILDVIEATIPEVRPELAPTAPKIDTIKIDVDKIKVVIGKGGETIDKIIAETGVKIDIDEEGNVSIYSSDQDAIDRAKEIIASLVREAKVDEVYHAKVVRIEKFGAFVNLFDKTDALVHISEMAWTRTNRVEDLVEIGDEVDVKVIKIDEKGRVDASMKALLPRPPKPERDEKDEKSERPHRPRHHKDHKPKKETAETPKDSE; encoded by the coding sequence ATGACAAAACAAGTATTTCAAACGACTTTTGCGGGTCGTGAGTTAATTGTAGAGACTGGTCAGGTTGCTAAGCAAGCAAATGGCTCTGTTGTCGTGCGATACGGTGAGTCAACTGTCTTGACTGCTGCCGTTATGTCTAAGAAGATGGCAACTGGGGATTTCTTCCCTCTCCAAGTCAACTACGAAGAAAAAATGTATGCGGCTGGGAAATTTCCTGGTGGCTTTATGAAACGTGAAGGACGTCCTTCAACGGATGCGACTTTGACAGCGCGTTTGATTGACCGTCCAATCCGTCCTATGTTTGCGGAAGGTTTCCGTAACGAAGTGCAAGTCATCAACACAGTACTTTCTTATGATGAAAATGCTTCTGCACCAATGGCTGCTATGTTTGGTTCATCCTTGGCACTTTCCATTTCAGATATTCCATTTGACGGTCCAATCGCTGGTGTCCAAGTGGGTTATGTGGATGGTCAAATCATTATCAACCCTACTCAAGAACAGGCAGAGCAATCTCTCCTTGAATTGACAGTAGCAGGAACTAAACACGCCATCAACATGGTAGAGTCTGGTGCCAAAGAATTGTCAGAAGAAATCATGTTGGAAGCCCTTCTTAAAGGTCACGAAGCTGTTAAAGAATTGATTGCCTTCCAAGAAGAAATCGTTGCGGCAGTTGGTAAAGAAAAAGCAGAAGTGGAATTGCTTCATGTGGATGCTGAATTACAGGCTGAAATCATCGCAGCCTACAACAGTGACCTCCAAAAAGCAGTTCAAGTAGAAGAAAAATTGGCTCGTGAAGCTGCAACTCAAGCAGTTAAAGACCAAGTGACTGCTGTTTACGAAGAAAAATATGCGGACCACGAAGAATTTGATCGTATCATGCGTGATGTGGCTGAAATCTTGGAACAAATGGAACACGCAGAAGTACGCCGTTTGATTACAGAAGACAAGGTTCGCCCAGATGGTCGTAAGGTTGATGAAATTCGTCCTTTGGATGCAGCTGTTGACTTTCTTCCTCGTGTGCACGGTTCAGGTCTCTTCACTCGTGGGCAAACTCAGGCTCTTTCAGTCTTGACCTTGGCGCCAATGGGAGAAACTCAAATCATCGATGGTTTGGATCTAGAGTACAAGAAACGCTTTATGCACCACTATAACTTCCCACAATACTCTGTAGGGGAAACAGGTCGTTACGGTGCACCTGGTCGTCGTGAAATTGGTCACGGTGCTCTTGGTGAGCGTGCCCTTGCTCAAGTCTTGCCAAGCTTGGAAGAATTCCCATATGCTATCCGTTTGGTAGCTGAGGTCTTGGAATCAAACGGTTCTTCCTCTCAGGCTTCTATCTGTGCGGGAACGCTTGCCCTTATGGCTGGTGGTGTGCCAATCAAGGCGCCAGTAGCAGGTATTGCGATGGGTCTCATTTCAGATGGAAACAACTACACAGTCTTGACAGATATCCAAGGTTTGGAAGACCACTTTGGAGATATGGACTTTAAGGTTGCAGGTACGCGTGACGGGATTACAGCCCTTCAAATGGATATCAAGATCCAAGGGATTACTGCAGAAATCTTAACGGAAGCTCTTGCCCAAGCTAAGAAAGCGCGTTTTGAAATTCTTGATGTGATCGAAGCGACTATTCCAGAAGTTCGTCCAGAATTGGCTCCAACAGCTCCGAAAATTGATACCATCAAGATTGATGTTGATAAGATCAAGGTTGTCATCGGTAAAGGTGGAGAAACAATCGATAAGATCATCGCTGAAACAGGCGTTAAGATTGATATCGACGAAGAAGGAAACGTATCTATCTACTCTAGCGACCAAGATGCTATCGACCGCGCCAAAGAAATCATTGCTAGTTTGGTTCGTGAAGCCAAAGTGGATGAAGTTTACCATGCTAAGGTTGTTCGCATTGAGAAATTCGGTGCCTTTGTCAACCTATTTGACAAGACAGATGCCCTTGTTCATATCTCTGAAATGGCTTGGACTCGTACTAATCGTGTTGAAGACTTGGTAGAAATCGGAGATGAAGTCGATGTTAAGGTTATCAAAATTGACGAAAAAGGACGTGTAGATGCTTCTATGAAAGCTCTTCTTCCTCGTCCGCCAAAACCTGAACGTGATGAAAAAGATGAAAAATCAGAGCGTCCTCACCGCCCACGTCATCACAAGGACCACAAACCTAAGAAAGAAACTGCAGAAACACCAAAAGACTCAGAATAA
- the metF gene encoding methylenetetrahydrofolate reductase [NAD(P)H], whose protein sequence is MSRQTPSLSFEVFPPNPAVGNDKIIAALKDMQDLAPHFISVTASNNKFNIKETTVRLADFIQNDLEIPTIAHLPAIYLTKDKVAETIADLDKVGVQKILALRGDIIPDVEPQKDFRYATDLIEFIREQAPHFDIIGACYPEGHPDSPNQISDIQNLKKKVDAGCSSLVTQLFFDNERFYDFQDKCILAGIDVPIHAGIMPILNRNQALRLLKTCENIHLPRKFKAILDKYEHDPESLRAAGLAYAVDQIVDLVTQDVAGVHLYTMNSAETAKYIHQATHALFNHQSLG, encoded by the coding sequence ATGTCACGTCAAACACCGTCCCTCTCATTTGAAGTTTTCCCTCCAAACCCAGCAGTAGGCAATGACAAAATTATTGCAGCCCTGAAAGATATGCAGGACTTGGCGCCACACTTTATCAGTGTGACCGCCAGCAATAATAAATTTAATATCAAGGAAACAACGGTTCGTTTGGCTGATTTTATCCAAAATGACTTGGAGATTCCAACCATTGCTCACTTGCCAGCTATCTATTTGACTAAGGACAAGGTTGCTGAAACGATTGCTGACTTGGACAAGGTTGGGGTGCAGAAAATCTTGGCTCTTCGTGGGGATATTATTCCAGATGTGGAACCGCAAAAGGATTTTCGCTACGCAACTGACTTGATTGAGTTCATCAGGGAGCAAGCTCCTCACTTTGATATTATTGGAGCTTGCTATCCAGAAGGGCATCCAGATTCGCCAAATCAGATTTCAGATATTCAAAATCTTAAGAAGAAAGTGGATGCAGGCTGCTCAAGCCTTGTAACCCAACTTTTCTTTGACAATGAGCGCTTCTATGATTTCCAAGACAAGTGCATATTGGCTGGGATTGATGTTCCCATTCACGCCGGAATTATGCCAATCCTTAACCGTAACCAAGCTCTTCGTCTCTTGAAGACTTGTGAGAATATCCATCTTCCACGTAAATTTAAAGCCATCTTAGACAAGTATGAGCATGACCCTGAGTCGCTCAGAGCAGCAGGACTTGCCTATGCAGTGGACCAAATAGTGGACTTGGTAACTCAGGATGTTGCCGGTGTGCATCTCTACACTATGAATAGTGCTGAAACAGCCAAATACATCCACCAAGCAACCCATGCCTTGTTTAATCATCAGTCTCTAGGATAA
- the metE gene encoding 5-methyltetrahydropteroyltriglutamate--homocysteine S-methyltransferase: protein MSTTIIGFPRLGEFRELKFTTEKYFRKEISEEELLAAAKELRAKHWNIVKEKGITEIPSNDFSHYDNFLDAAFLFNVVPASVQNLELSDLERYFALGRGYQGEKGDVRALPMKKWFNTNYHYIVPKFEKDTQVKLAGHKIFDEFQEAKELGLNTRPVLVGPFTFLQLSDYEEGVKAEDFVDSLVAAYQDVFAKLSELGATRIQLDEAALVKDLTEEEKALFLNIYNKLLADKKGLEVLLQTYFGDVRDVYADLIKLPVDAIALDFVEGKKTLELVKGGFPADKTLYAGIVNGKNIWRNNYEKSLAVLEQIPAENIVLTSSCSLLHVPFTTANEEFEPAILNHFAFAVEKLDEIRDLDAIRNGQGEQALAANKELFATERVGENAELRARIAGLTDADYTRLPAFAEREAIQEEAFKLPALPTTTIGSFPQTKEVRAKRLAFRKGELSQEEYDAFLAETIDEWIKWQEDIDFDVLVHGEFERNDMVEYFGQNLSGYLFSKNGWVQSYGMRGVKPPIIWGDVTRLNPITVKWSSYAQSRTNKPVKGMLTGPVTILNWSFPREDISIKDSTLQIALAIKDEVLDLEAAGVKIIQIDEAALREKLPLRRSDWYEDYLDWAIPAFRLVHSTVAPDTQIHTHMCYSEFTDIIPAIDNMDADVISFEASRSNLEILDELKAKNFQTEVGPGVYDIHSPRVPNEGEIDHTIEAILAKVPSKKVWINPDCGLKTRGIPETKESLIRLVEAAKAAREKL from the coding sequence ATGTCAACTACAATTATCGGTTTCCCTCGTTTGGGTGAATTCCGCGAATTAAAATTTACAACTGAAAAATACTTTAGAAAAGAAATCTCAGAAGAAGAACTGCTTGCAGCAGCTAAAGAATTGCGCGCTAAACACTGGAACATCGTCAAAGAAAAAGGCATCACTGAAATCCCATCAAATGACTTTTCTCACTATGACAATTTCCTAGATGCTGCTTTCCTTTTCAACGTAGTTCCTGCATCAGTACAAAACTTAGAATTATCTGATCTTGAACGTTATTTTGCTTTGGGACGTGGTTACCAAGGAGAAAAAGGGGATGTTCGTGCCCTTCCAATGAAGAAATGGTTCAACACCAACTACCACTATATCGTTCCAAAATTTGAAAAAGACACTCAAGTAAAATTGGCTGGTCACAAGATTTTTGATGAGTTCCAAGAAGCAAAAGAACTTGGTTTAAACACTCGTCCTGTCCTTGTAGGTCCATTCACTTTCCTTCAATTATCAGACTATGAAGAAGGCGTGAAAGCAGAAGACTTCGTAGATAGCTTAGTAGCTGCTTACCAAGACGTTTTTGCAAAATTGTCTGAACTTGGTGCAACTCGTATCCAACTCGACGAAGCTGCTCTTGTCAAAGACTTGACAGAAGAAGAAAAAGCACTCTTCTTGAACATTTACAACAAATTGTTGGCGGACAAAAAAGGTCTTGAAGTTTTGCTTCAAACATACTTCGGTGACGTTCGTGACGTTTACGCTGACCTTATCAAATTGCCAGTAGATGCTATCGCTCTTGACTTCGTTGAAGGTAAGAAAACGCTTGAATTGGTCAAAGGTGGCTTCCCAGCCGACAAAACTCTTTATGCAGGTATTGTCAATGGTAAGAATATCTGGCGCAACAACTACGAAAAGAGCTTGGCGGTTCTTGAGCAAATCCCAGCTGAGAACATCGTCTTGACAAGCTCATGCTCACTTCTTCATGTGCCATTTACAACTGCTAATGAAGAATTTGAACCAGCTATCTTGAACCACTTTGCATTTGCAGTTGAAAAATTGGATGAGATCCGTGATTTGGATGCTATCCGCAACGGTCAAGGTGAACAAGCTCTTGCAGCAAACAAAGAACTCTTTGCGACTGAACGTGTTGGTGAAAATGCGGAACTTCGTGCTCGTATCGCAGGATTGACAGATGCAGACTACACTCGTTTGCCAGCCTTTGCTGAACGTGAAGCTATCCAAGAAGAAGCCTTCAAACTTCCAGCTCTTCCAACAACAACCATCGGTTCATTCCCTCAAACTAAGGAAGTTCGTGCGAAACGTTTGGCCTTCCGTAAGGGTGAATTGTCACAAGAAGAATATGATGCTTTCCTTGCTGAAACCATCGATGAATGGATCAAATGGCAAGAAGATATCGACTTTGATGTCCTTGTTCACGGTGAATTTGAGCGTAATGACATGGTTGAGTACTTCGGTCAAAACTTGTCAGGTTACCTCTTCTCTAAAAATGGTTGGGTACAATCATACGGTATGCGTGGGGTGAAACCACCAATCATCTGGGGTGATGTGACTCGTCTTAACCCTATCACTGTTAAATGGTCTAGCTATGCACAAAGCCGTACAAACAAACCTGTTAAAGGTATGTTGACTGGACCTGTTACCATCCTCAACTGGTCATTCCCACGTGAAGACATTTCTATCAAGGATTCTACTCTTCAAATTGCCCTTGCTATCAAGGATGAAGTGCTTGACCTTGAAGCTGCTGGTGTGAAAATCATCCAAATCGACGAAGCTGCTCTTCGTGAGAAATTGCCACTCCGTCGTAGCGACTGGTACGAAGACTATCTTGACTGGGCAATTCCTGCCTTCCGCTTGGTACACTCAACAGTAGCGCCAGATACTCAAATCCACACTCACATGTGTTACTCAGAATTTACAGATATCATCCCAGCTATCGACAACATGGATGCAGATGTTATTTCCTTTGAAGCTAGCCGTTCAAACCTTGAAATCTTGGACGAACTCAAAGCTAAAAACTTCCAAACAGAAGTGGGACCTGGGGTTTACGATATCCACTCACCTCGTGTGCCTAATGAAGGCGAAATTGACCACACAATCGAAGCCATCCTTGCTAAAGTGCCAAGCAAGAAAGTTTGGATCAACCCAGACTGTGGTTTGAAAACACGTGGTATTCCAGAAACAAAAGAAAGCTTGATTCGCCTTGTTGAAGCAGCTAAAGCTGCGCGTGAGAAATTGTAA
- a CDS encoding TIGR02328 family protein — protein sequence MRLWHEALISQLPRPQLLGQHRECCALRGNGWGRKHATVDYVFTHSPYRLYAYHRLIMEEMADRGYNVSPEWLDKNYRGKICPSYEDLPEETLTSPIYKEHDAAYFEECLANLREKGIEL from the coding sequence ATGAGACTTTGGCATGAAGCTTTGATTTCACAACTTCCGCGTCCCCAGCTCTTGGGGCAACATCGAGAGTGCTGCGCTCTGCGTGGGAATGGCTGGGGCAGAAAGCATGCGACGGTGGACTATGTCTTTACCCACTCGCCCTATCGTCTCTACGCCTATCATCGCTTGATCATGGAGGAGATGGCTGACCGTGGCTACAATGTCAGTCCAGAGTGGCTGGACAAAAACTACCGTGGTAAGATTTGTCCTTCTTATGAGGATTTACCTGAGGAGACTTTGACGAGCCCTATTTACAAGGAGCATGATGCTGCCTACTTTGAGGAGTGTCTGGCTAATCTCCGAGAGAAGGGGATTGAGCTATAG
- a CDS encoding YbgA family protein, translated as MENNNQRALCQQLWAENKYLVLSHSSNIYKDIRQYLKQEVVEVSHVQELIDRACQIPEHRGQVCNAFQHIWGYFKKQASLDERKDYMLLLDRYRFGQASKEDLIVKTRELLERYPNSYLQHSTLLKGDSHETLA; from the coding sequence ATGGAAAATAACAACCAACGTGCCCTTTGTCAGCAACTCTGGGCGGAAAATAAATACCTTGTTTTGAGCCATTCCAGCAATATTTACAAGGATATTCGTCAGTATCTCAAGCAAGAAGTGGTAGAGGTAAGTCATGTTCAGGAACTGATTGACCGTGCCTGCCAAATTCCTGAGCATAGAGGTCAGGTTTGCAATGCCTTTCAGCATATTTGGGGCTATTTTAAAAAGCAAGCCAGCCTTGATGAGCGCAAAGATTATATGCTCTTGCTGGATCGCTATCGCTTTGGTCAAGCTTCCAAGGAAGACTTGATTGTTAAGACGAGAGAGTTGCTTGAACGTTACCCAAATAGCTATTTGCAACATTCGACTTTACTGAAAGGAGACTCCCATGAGACTTTGGCATGA
- a CDS encoding DEAD/DEAH box helicase family protein, whose protein sequence is MLGLKFNGTWRNYQKQVLDNFQEYQADGHVHLVAAPGSGKTTIGIELIARFDKPALVLVPTVIIREQWVDRIRQAFLEDENQVTSLVSQNLKDMKQITIATYQAFHSAMQQMQSQEDNGEVEDFVGFDLLASLRAQKVATLCLDECHHLRNEWWKSLEAFRKQYGPLQVISLTATPPYDSEPELWERYIRMCGEIDQEITVPELVKEDTLCPHQDFVYICFPTKEEDKRLEEFEDTKWQYVSQLVVDPDFQELIRSSKVLKGEISADMLLEDPKYLLALLIYLQAQKQEIPKHLQDLLGAEGLPALNYYWLEVLLQGLLYQTPDWYEDPQETKKKIEAELKSRGLIEKRQVFLVKSKANDQILNQSLGKLAGIASIFETEYASLGKDLRQLVLADYIRQDFASYLGDDQAPITQLGVLPYFETIRRSAQKQGLSVPIAVLSGSVVIIPASVKAELQALIPNTSLTFSAIGKLDQGAYLQVGFPSSFKGMVAAVTELFQRGSIQVLVGTKSLLGEGWDAPCVNSLILGSFVGSFMLSNQMRGRAIRIWPGHQDKTSNIWHLVAIKPYKNPVFSKENQEEQDLNPYQDLQTLARRMDHFLGLSYKEDTIETGLDRLNFPEFPFKKKKLEDYNQKIMKLSKDRASLRKKWQESLIVADKIEIVNEVATDSKRIPLLALADAEKWLRYALMVFAISLLTYVFRLTFFTLPWLTALCVLFLAITAFRYYSYKSPYKRLRQIGEAIRKAMVTAGHLSDDQSRVQVDEDKDSFNVFAYLKGGSMRDKELFSKALGEFFAPVDNQRYLLVAQKAPAGQSKYFVVPSLFEKRKEDAQLFQNAVAPHIGNYQLVYTRNEAGRKILLEARLKSLANKNDRIITKKKVKSALK, encoded by the coding sequence ATGTTAGGATTGAAGTTTAATGGCACTTGGCGCAACTACCAAAAACAGGTCTTGGACAACTTCCAAGAATACCAAGCAGATGGGCATGTTCACTTGGTGGCAGCACCAGGTTCAGGGAAAACAACCATAGGAATCGAGTTGATTGCCCGCTTTGATAAGCCTGCCCTCGTTTTGGTACCGACAGTGATCATCCGGGAACAATGGGTGGATAGGATTCGCCAGGCCTTTTTAGAGGATGAGAACCAGGTCACAAGTCTCGTGTCTCAAAATCTCAAGGACATGAAGCAAATCACCATTGCCACCTACCAAGCCTTTCACAGTGCCATGCAACAGATGCAATCTCAAGAAGATAACGGCGAGGTTGAGGACTTTGTGGGGTTTGACTTGCTTGCAAGCCTAAGAGCTCAGAAAGTTGCGACTCTTTGCTTGGACGAATGCCACCACCTGCGCAATGAATGGTGGAAAAGTCTGGAAGCCTTTCGCAAGCAGTATGGACCGCTGCAAGTCATCTCCCTGACAGCGACACCACCATATGACAGCGAGCCTGAACTCTGGGAACGCTATATCCGAATGTGCGGGGAGATCGATCAAGAAATCACGGTACCTGAACTAGTCAAGGAAGACACTCTTTGCCCTCATCAGGATTTTGTTTATATCTGTTTTCCGACTAAGGAAGAGGACAAGCGCTTGGAAGAGTTTGAAGACACCAAGTGGCAGTATGTTAGCCAACTAGTCGTTGATCCTGACTTCCAAGAGTTGATTCGGAGTTCCAAGGTTCTCAAAGGGGAAATTTCTGCGGATATGCTCCTTGAGGATCCCAAGTATCTCTTAGCGCTCCTCATTTATCTACAGGCTCAAAAACAGGAAATCCCCAAGCATCTACAAGATTTACTAGGTGCTGAAGGTTTGCCTGCTCTTAATTACTACTGGCTCGAAGTTCTCTTGCAAGGCCTTCTCTATCAGACACCTGACTGGTATGAGGATCCGCAGGAGACAAAGAAAAAGATAGAAGCAGAACTGAAATCAAGAGGGTTGATTGAAAAACGTCAGGTTTTCTTGGTCAAATCCAAGGCCAATGACCAAATCCTCAACCAATCTCTAGGAAAACTAGCTGGGATTGCATCTATCTTTGAAACTGAGTATGCCAGTCTAGGAAAGGACTTGAGACAGTTGGTTTTGGCGGACTATATCCGTCAGGATTTTGCCAGCTATCTGGGAGATGACCAAGCACCAATCACGCAATTAGGTGTCCTCCCTTACTTTGAAACTATTCGCAGAAGTGCACAAAAGCAAGGTTTGTCTGTCCCTATAGCAGTCCTTTCAGGTAGTGTCGTAATCATACCGGCTAGTGTCAAGGCAGAACTTCAAGCACTCATTCCAAACACTAGCTTGACCTTCTCTGCCATCGGAAAACTCGATCAAGGTGCTTATCTCCAGGTAGGCTTTCCATCCAGCTTTAAGGGGATGGTCGCAGCTGTGACCGAACTCTTCCAACGTGGTTCTATCCAGGTCTTGGTCGGAACCAAGTCTCTCTTGGGAGAAGGATGGGATGCGCCTTGCGTCAACTCTCTCATCCTCGGGAGTTTTGTCGGAAGCTTTATGCTCAGCAATCAAATGCGGGGCCGTGCCATCCGTATCTGGCCAGGACATCAAGATAAGACTAGCAATATCTGGCACCTAGTAGCCATCAAACCTTACAAAAATCCAGTCTTTTCTAAGGAGAATCAAGAAGAACAAGACCTCAATCCTTATCAGGACCTACAAACCCTTGCCCGCCGTATGGACCATTTCCTTGGCTTGTCCTATAAGGAAGATACCATTGAAACAGGTCTAGATCGCTTAAACTTTCCTGAGTTCCCATTTAAGAAAAAGAAACTCGAAGACTATAACCAGAAGATCATGAAACTATCCAAGGATCGTGCCTCCCTTCGAAAAAAATGGCAGGAATCTCTCATAGTTGCTGACAAGATTGAGATTGTCAATGAAGTAGCAACCGACAGCAAACGAATCCCTCTGCTCGCCCTAGCGGATGCTGAAAAGTGGCTTCGCTACGCTCTGATGGTATTTGCCATTAGTCTCCTGACCTATGTCTTTAGACTAACCTTCTTTACCTTACCATGGCTGACAGCTCTTTGTGTCCTCTTCCTAGCTATTACAGCCTTTCGCTACTATAGCTACAAGAGTCCTTATAAACGCTTGCGCCAGATTGGTGAAGCTATTCGTAAAGCCATGGTGACTGCTGGGCATTTGTCTGATGACCAGTCGCGCGTGCAGGTCGATGAGGACAAGGACAGCTTTAATGTCTTTGCCTATCTAAAAGGTGGCAGTATGCGAGACAAGGAACTTTTTTCCAAGGCCTTAGGAGAATTCTTTGCCCCAGTGGACAATCAACGCTACCTCTTAGTCGCTCAAAAAGCACCAGCAGGTCAGTCCAAGTATTTCGTAGTCCCTAGCCTCTTTGAAAAACGCAAGGAAGATGCCCAGCTCTTCCAAAATGCCGTCGCACCACACATAGGCAACTACCAACTCGTCTACACCCGCAACGAAGCAGGTCGAAAAATCCTGCTCGAAGCCAGACTCAAATCCCTAGCCAACAAAAACGACCGCATCATCACCAAGAAAAAGGTTAAAAGTGCGTTGAAGTAG
- a CDS encoding TVP38/TMEM64 family protein, whose amino-acid sequence MSQVKQMKAVSPLLQQVINISSIAGGVGSLIFCIWAYQAGILQSKETLSAFIQQAGIWGPPLFIFLQILQTVVPIIPGALTSVAGVFIYGHIIGTIYNYIGIVIGCAIIFYLVRLYGAAFVQSVVSKRTYDKYIGWLDKGNRFDRFFIFMMIWPISPADFLCMLAALTKMSFKRYMTIIILTKPFTLVVYTYGLTYIIDFFWQML is encoded by the coding sequence ATGTCACAGGTTAAACAAATGAAAGCTGTTTCTCCCCTTTTACAGCAAGTTATCAACATCTCATCGATTGCCGGTGGGGTTGGGAGTTTGATTTTCTGTATTTGGGCTTATCAGGCTGGGATTTTACAGTCTAAGGAAACCCTCTCTGCCTTTATCCAGCAGGCAGGTATCTGGGGGCCACCTCTCTTTATCTTTTTACAGATTTTACAGACGGTCGTCCCTATCATTCCTGGGGCCTTGACCTCAGTAGCTGGCGTCTTTATCTATGGTCACATCATCGGGACAATCTACAACTATATCGGGATTGTGATTGGCTGTGCCATTATCTTTTATCTAGTGCGCCTCTATGGAGCTGCCTTTGTCCAGTCCGTCGTCAGCAAGCGTACCTATGACAAGTATATCGGCTGGTTGGATAAGGGCAATCGTTTTGACCGTTTCTTTATCTTTATGATGATTTGGCCCATTAGTCCAGCTGACTTTCTCTGTATGCTGGCTGCCCTGACCAAGATGAGCTTCAAGCGCTATATGACCATCATCATTCTGACCAAGCCCTTTACCCTCGTGGTTTATACCTACGGTTTGACCTATATTATCGACTTTTTCTGGCAAATGCTTTGA